In Streptococcus oralis, a single window of DNA contains:
- the essB gene encoding type VII secretion protein EssB has protein sequence MFEADQLQFVREGNQISVQISSSGYHREQLELIKEYCPVEIVQKDGVLSLHYIIPEYFKTVKEEILDRTTELERFSLAQSMSVLVHSENDYKIPYIHPENIIVFGSNVQMLHYGIEKLLAPQQHSSEFYLESYKALMISILLPKVDFDLVIHGIDAIKEKVAQDISPLESVADVNKYIAEKYAKLSEESSKSNLLVNKKKWKTLLIGGALLATTTVILSFATYKSMFKDGPLKSSVIMAQSNFMRKDYSETVESLKNYGAESLPKEAKYILAASYVRLDSLSDKQKEVILNTITESTDDTIFYYWIYLGRGKFEKALDVAQNIGDTQLILHAYTNLYESVKADINMNGSEKQKKLEEYEKKIKELSAEIGEATTNSSDTKASTNSSDTKASTETTTPKDNQTKEKSER, from the coding sequence ATGTTTGAAGCAGATCAACTACAATTTGTGAGAGAAGGCAACCAAATATCAGTTCAAATTTCTTCATCAGGTTACCATAGAGAACAGCTTGAATTGATTAAAGAATATTGTCCAGTAGAAATAGTGCAGAAAGATGGAGTTCTTTCTTTGCATTATATTATTCCAGAGTATTTTAAAACTGTTAAAGAAGAAATTTTAGACAGAACTACGGAGCTTGAGCGTTTTAGTTTGGCACAAAGCATGTCGGTATTAGTTCATTCTGAAAATGATTATAAAATTCCATATATCCATCCTGAGAACATCATTGTTTTTGGCAGTAATGTACAAATGTTACATTATGGAATCGAAAAATTACTTGCACCTCAACAGCATAGTTCTGAATTCTATTTAGAATCTTATAAAGCTTTAATGATTTCCATTTTACTACCCAAGGTAGATTTTGACTTAGTCATCCATGGGATTGATGCAATAAAGGAAAAGGTGGCACAGGATATTAGTCCCTTAGAGAGTGTAGCTGATGTTAATAAATATATTGCAGAAAAGTATGCAAAATTATCAGAAGAGAGTTCAAAATCTAATTTGTTGGTGAACAAGAAAAAATGGAAGACTTTGTTAATAGGGGGAGCCTTGCTTGCTACAACCACAGTCATTTTAAGTTTTGCCACTTATAAGTCTATGTTTAAAGACGGCCCCCTAAAATCATCAGTCATTATGGCCCAATCAAATTTCATGCGAAAAGACTATTCTGAAACAGTTGAATCATTAAAAAATTATGGTGCAGAATCATTACCAAAAGAAGCTAAGTATATCTTAGCAGCAAGCTATGTCCGTTTAGATAGTTTGAGCGATAAGCAAAAGGAAGTTATTTTAAATACGATTACAGAATCTACAGATGATACAATTTTCTATTATTGGATTTATCTTGGACGTGGAAAATTTGAAAAGGCTCTGGATGTGGCACAAAATATCGGGGACACACAATTGATTTTACACGCTTATACAAATCTATATGAATCAGTCAAAGCAGATATCAATATGAACGGTTCTGAAAAACAAAAGAAACTTGAAGAATATGAAAAGAAAATAAAAGAACTTTCTGCTGAGATTGGAGAAGCTACTACAAATAGTAGTGATACAAAAGCATCTACAAATAGTAGTGATACAAAAGCATCTACTGAGACCACAACTCCTAAGGACAACCAAACAAAAGAAAAGAGTGAACGATAA
- the essC gene encoding type VII secretion protein EssC, producing the protein MKAKKLEYDHQLGDQLGELHKPIYTLLIEQEKLEKIDLFEGQEVRVGTNEYTVEGRRVYRNGKELERGKSTFDKETVTLLVPEEDIFITYIFPPQRFICSKKESADISWSPSNQLIFSNNQVQVTLGESPIYLNDCLIKEEGLYPFEVGSRMKVSNYFIEKRKNQWKIGCLFEEPQLNKSQILIQEKNNEYPMDFPEYRRSPRVNPIIHSGKIIINQPPQPIKPPKNSLIRAIVPALGMFTLTALSSIWTKGNPVMMLGMGGFSLLTAATTMSQYFEERKDTKEQEKNRIQDYEAYLLKQVSDLESYYKEETKILHYNQPSISTITELIAKYDSRIYERMDYNEDFLQVSLGLGDKLSQLELQTNFDEQSKDEISQFARTVLQDYSLQKKVPITVNIFEATVGLVGNSEVTRTAVYNMLLQMAMFHSYLDVNFINLVQEQRYEKDWSEWRFLPHFNMQERNIRGFVHDARSRDAVLNSLYRIIQKRSQIKREMGEKDARFKPHYVLTIMDDSHLLGHSLNEYLAKDLTELGVTVIWVKEARRLLPETITTLIEYKNQNLGQIINDEGAYSAQTFIPHPLLDCYEDSIRTLANLKHMEVEKNTIPKSVTFLELYQVREVEELQVATRWSKADTFKTLAVPLGLRGKDDQVELNLHERAHGPHGLVAGTTGSGKSEILQSYILSMAVNFSPEDVGFLTIDFKGGGMANLFKDLPHMLGSITNLEGAASARALASIKAELQKRQRLFNQFGVNHINGYTKLYKEGQQATDKSGYPDKPLPHLFLISDEFAELKEHEPEFMTELVSTARIGRSLGVHLILATQKPSGVVNDQIWSNSRFKLALKVSDESDSNEIIKTPDAASITEPGRAYLQVGNNEIYELFQSAWSGAQYAPQTEGVQEVVDERIWLINDLGQYELLSDDLSKDENYTADQTEEITELSAVVNYIARVSKTVPLNLPDKPWLEPLETAIISPQTDIHWTDEKVLAVPFARMDIPTEQRQKDYHFDLEKMGHTVFYGSPGFGKSLALQTLVLNLARLNTSEQVQINLFDFGTNGLLPLKDLPHVVDLTRFDEEEKLVKFLKRIDQELKIRKEKFALYNVASLSQYEQKSGEKLPAILTIFDGFDTIKDTPLEEAIESMINRILREGASLGCYVILTALRSNSLKISMSSNITSRLAFYLVDEGASKEIIGRDALIQQEIFGRAQLKEDIPYAIQVYLPISGEGDIERLYNLEEEVKLIARSWTGVCPEPIPMLPNEVTLTHFSNHPKVLEMWSRGELPIGFDKETTDPQGFVPDRDGYFEFLYDTPQQLEYCENSLMPGLNRLVNIEKILLNTNNSYKKTEVFDKIIDRDNIPSFFNDIQGEIESRHNGKEASMMYVFIPEAHMLGALLNMKITEDVFKKIVRNSGKVHIHFVFMGEQQAISVGYLDVDKVLKSNVPAGCVGTRFKDQNISKVQTSFSEPVVAEDETNFFVGRIGYRLRLVTDNG; encoded by the coding sequence ATGAAGGCAAAAAAGCTAGAATATGATCATCAACTGGGAGACCAATTAGGAGAACTTCATAAACCTATTTATACCTTGTTGATTGAACAAGAAAAATTGGAAAAAATTGATTTGTTTGAAGGACAAGAGGTAAGAGTAGGTACTAACGAGTATACAGTAGAAGGCAGAAGAGTCTATCGAAATGGTAAGGAATTAGAAAGAGGAAAATCTACCTTTGATAAAGAAACTGTAACCTTATTGGTCCCTGAAGAAGATATTTTTATCACTTATATTTTTCCGCCACAACGATTTATTTGTAGCAAGAAAGAATCAGCTGACATTAGTTGGTCACCTTCAAACCAACTTATTTTCTCAAATAATCAAGTACAGGTTACTCTTGGGGAATCTCCGATCTATCTAAACGACTGTCTTATCAAAGAGGAAGGACTTTATCCATTTGAAGTGGGGAGCCGAATGAAGGTTTCTAACTATTTTATAGAAAAAAGAAAGAACCAGTGGAAGATTGGATGTCTTTTTGAAGAACCACAATTGAATAAGAGTCAAATTCTGATACAAGAAAAAAACAATGAATATCCGATGGATTTTCCAGAGTATAGAAGGAGTCCGAGAGTCAACCCTATTATCCATAGTGGGAAAATCATTATCAATCAACCTCCACAGCCGATAAAGCCACCCAAAAATTCGCTCATCCGAGCCATTGTCCCAGCTTTAGGGATGTTTACTTTAACTGCATTGAGTTCAATTTGGACAAAAGGGAATCCTGTAATGATGCTAGGGATGGGTGGTTTTAGCCTCCTGACGGCAGCGACAACTATGAGTCAGTATTTTGAGGAGAGAAAGGATACCAAAGAACAGGAAAAAAATCGTATTCAAGATTACGAAGCATATTTATTAAAACAAGTATCCGACTTAGAAAGCTACTACAAAGAAGAAACTAAGATTCTACATTACAATCAACCGTCAATATCAACCATTACTGAGCTGATTGCAAAGTATGATTCTAGAATTTATGAGCGAATGGACTATAATGAAGATTTCTTACAGGTGTCTTTAGGATTAGGAGATAAATTAAGTCAGCTAGAGTTGCAAACAAATTTTGATGAGCAAAGTAAAGATGAAATATCGCAGTTTGCTCGAACAGTCTTGCAAGACTACAGTTTGCAAAAGAAAGTTCCGATCACGGTTAATATCTTTGAAGCGACAGTTGGTCTTGTTGGAAACAGTGAAGTAACTAGGACAGCTGTGTATAATATGCTCTTACAGATGGCAATGTTCCATAGCTACTTAGATGTTAATTTTATCAATCTTGTTCAAGAACAGAGATATGAGAAAGATTGGTCTGAGTGGCGCTTTCTCCCTCATTTTAATATGCAGGAACGAAATATTCGTGGTTTTGTTCATGATGCTAGAAGCCGTGATGCTGTTCTAAATTCGCTTTACCGTATCATTCAAAAACGTTCCCAAATCAAACGTGAAATGGGGGAAAAAGATGCACGCTTTAAACCTCATTATGTCTTAACGATTATGGATGACTCCCATTTACTTGGCCATAGTTTGAATGAGTATCTAGCCAAGGATTTGACAGAGTTGGGTGTAACAGTCATTTGGGTGAAAGAGGCACGTCGTCTTTTGCCAGAAACTATCACAACTCTAATTGAATATAAGAATCAAAATTTAGGTCAAATCATTAATGATGAAGGTGCCTATAGTGCTCAAACCTTTATTCCCCATCCGCTGTTGGATTGCTATGAAGATTCTATTCGTACTTTAGCAAATCTAAAACACATGGAAGTAGAGAAGAACACGATTCCTAAATCTGTTACTTTTTTGGAACTCTATCAAGTCAGAGAAGTTGAAGAGTTACAGGTTGCGACTAGATGGTCCAAAGCGGATACTTTTAAAACGTTAGCGGTGCCATTAGGATTGCGTGGGAAAGATGATCAGGTGGAGCTCAACTTACATGAACGTGCACATGGACCACACGGCCTCGTAGCAGGAACTACTGGTTCAGGTAAATCGGAGATTCTTCAGTCTTATATATTATCCATGGCTGTAAATTTTAGTCCGGAGGATGTTGGATTTCTTACCATTGACTTCAAGGGTGGTGGGATGGCGAATCTTTTCAAAGATTTACCACATATGCTTGGGTCTATTACTAACTTAGAGGGAGCTGCTAGTGCGCGTGCCCTAGCTTCTATCAAAGCAGAGTTACAAAAACGTCAACGACTATTTAATCAATTTGGCGTCAACCATATCAATGGATACACTAAATTATATAAGGAAGGTCAACAAGCTACTGACAAATCAGGTTATCCAGACAAACCATTACCTCATCTCTTCCTTATTAGTGATGAGTTTGCTGAATTGAAAGAACATGAACCAGAATTTATGACAGAGCTGGTTTCGACAGCCCGTATTGGACGTTCGCTTGGAGTTCATCTAATTCTTGCTACACAAAAGCCATCAGGTGTCGTGAATGATCAAATATGGTCAAACTCGCGTTTCAAACTAGCTTTGAAAGTGTCAGATGAGTCTGATTCAAATGAAATTATTAAAACACCAGATGCGGCGAGCATTACTGAACCAGGGCGTGCTTACCTACAAGTAGGAAACAACGAAATCTATGAATTGTTCCAGTCTGCATGGAGTGGTGCGCAGTATGCCCCACAAACAGAGGGAGTTCAAGAAGTTGTTGATGAACGAATCTGGTTGATAAATGACCTAGGACAATATGAATTACTATCTGATGACCTATCTAAGGACGAAAATTATACTGCTGATCAGACGGAAGAAATCACGGAACTCTCAGCTGTTGTAAACTACATAGCAAGAGTGAGCAAGACTGTTCCCCTCAACCTGCCAGATAAACCGTGGTTAGAACCACTAGAGACAGCCATCATATCCCCTCAAACAGATATTCACTGGACCGACGAAAAAGTATTGGCCGTTCCTTTTGCTCGAATGGATATTCCGACAGAGCAACGTCAGAAGGATTATCATTTTGATTTGGAAAAAATGGGGCATACAGTTTTCTATGGTTCACCTGGTTTTGGGAAATCCCTAGCTCTTCAAACTCTAGTGTTAAATCTCGCTCGTTTGAATACTTCAGAGCAAGTACAAATCAATTTATTTGACTTTGGGACAAATGGACTCTTGCCACTAAAAGATTTACCTCATGTAGTTGATTTGACACGGTTTGATGAAGAAGAAAAACTGGTTAAGTTTTTAAAACGTATTGACCAAGAGTTGAAGATTCGCAAGGAAAAATTTGCCCTCTATAATGTAGCAAGCCTTTCTCAATACGAACAAAAATCGGGTGAGAAACTCCCTGCTATTCTTACTATTTTTGACGGGTTTGATACTATAAAAGACACACCACTAGAAGAAGCTATTGAAAGTATGATTAACCGCATCCTACGTGAGGGAGCGAGTCTTGGATGCTATGTGATTTTGACAGCACTTCGTTCAAATAGCCTTAAAATCAGTATGTCAAGTAATATCACCTCGCGCTTGGCCTTTTACCTGGTTGATGAAGGAGCTTCTAAGGAAATTATCGGACGCGATGCTTTAATTCAGCAAGAAATTTTTGGTCGTGCCCAGTTGAAAGAAGATATTCCTTATGCCATTCAGGTTTATCTCCCTATAAGTGGAGAAGGGGACATTGAGCGCCTATATAACTTGGAAGAAGAAGTCAAGTTGATTGCAAGAAGCTGGACAGGAGTTTGCCCAGAACCAATCCCAATGTTGCCAAATGAAGTGACGCTTACACACTTTAGTAATCATCCTAAAGTACTTGAGATGTGGTCGAGGGGAGAATTACCAATAGGGTTTGATAAAGAAACAACGGATCCTCAAGGGTTTGTTCCCGATAGAGATGGGTATTTTGAATTCTTATATGATACCCCGCAACAATTGGAATATTGTGAAAATAGTTTGATGCCAGGTCTGAATAGATTAGTAAATATTGAAAAAATATTATTAAATACCAACAATAGTTACAAAAAAACAGAAGTATTTGATAAAATTATTGATAGAGATAATATACCTAGTTTCTTTAACGATATTCAAGGAGAAATTGAAAGCCGTCACAATGGTAAAGAGGCTTCAATGATGTACGTATTTATCCCAGAGGCGCATATGCTAGGGGCTTTATTAAATATGAAAATAACCGAGGATGTATTTAAAAAGATTGTTAGAAATAGCGGGAAAGTTCACATTCATTTTGTATTTATGGGAGAACAACAAGCTATTAGTGTAGGCTACTTAGATGTTGACAAGGTCTTAAAGAGCAATGTTCCTGCTGGATGTGTTGGAACAAGGTTCAAAGATCAAAATATTTCAAAAGTACAAACGAGCTTCAGCGAGCCAGTTGTAGCAGAGGATGAGACAAACTTTTTTGTGGGTAGAATAGGTTATCGTTTACGATTGGTTACAGATAATGGATAG
- a CDS encoding YwqH-like family protein, producing the protein MSRDYSYEIYSLRQQISTMSSERADILNKISILKQNKSKIQSKKSAISEQLSQYDLIKAKATSNFAGNRRDDFNNKIETLKGSISQWLENTQNNIDLIDQKISTYTAEASNLAIGMNYASQSLNTYIYLQSQNED; encoded by the coding sequence ATGTCTCGTGATTACAGTTATGAGATTTACTCTTTACGACAACAGATTTCAACAATGTCTAGTGAAAGAGCGGATATATTAAATAAAATTAGTATTCTAAAACAGAATAAGAGTAAAATACAGAGCAAGAAAAGCGCAATTTCAGAACAATTGTCTCAATACGATTTGATAAAGGCAAAAGCTACTTCTAATTTTGCTGGAAATAGAAGAGATGATTTTAATAATAAAATAGAGACGCTAAAGGGATCGATTTCCCAATGGTTGGAGAATACCCAGAATAATATTGATTTGATTGACCAAAAAATCTCAACCTATACGGCTGAAGCTTCTAATTTAGCAATTGGTATGAATTACGCTAGCCAATCACTAAATACTTATATTTATCTTCAAAGCCAAAATGAAGATTAA
- a CDS encoding DUF4176 domain-containing protein — protein MISQEMLWAQYFTESYLGFKPNSLIDQIAKAIIYRPDLFRTLVSNLSQSDMSYEYNPTIGASIDFRFNKGEVIITRLGETQLFSTSEFVRLLGLIDKIYTEILPLGSVIQINREKLPKDALEDFIEEMPIYVLITGQRVSIENKFYLDYTGYFWPKGLIPNQETLVISDDMIASVLFRGPEKNDIQEQHVLNLRRQLLAKDLDSYTFHNYQMEASQ, from the coding sequence ATGATTTCACAAGAAATGTTATGGGCGCAGTATTTTACAGAGTCCTATCTTGGATTTAAGCCAAATTCACTCATCGATCAAATCGCTAAAGCTATTATTTATAGACCAGATTTATTTAGAACATTGGTTTCAAATTTGTCTCAGAGTGATATGAGTTATGAATACAATCCAACAATTGGAGCAAGTATTGATTTTCGCTTCAATAAGGGAGAGGTTATTATCACTCGTCTTGGGGAAACTCAGCTTTTTTCCACATCTGAGTTTGTGCGTTTACTTGGATTAATTGATAAAATTTATACAGAAATTCTGCCATTAGGTAGTGTTATTCAAATAAATAGAGAAAAGTTACCCAAAGATGCTCTTGAGGATTTTATTGAAGAAATGCCTATCTATGTATTAATTACAGGACAACGGGTATCAATTGAAAACAAATTTTATCTAGATTACACAGGATATTTTTGGCCCAAAGGTTTGATTCCAAATCAAGAAACCTTAGTTATATCCGATGACATGATTGCATCCGTCCTTTTTAGGGGGCCAGAGAAGAATGATATTCAGGAACAACATGTCTTAAACCTACGTCGCCAACTACTTGCAAAGGATCTGGATTCTTATACTTTTCACAATTATCAAATGGAGGCTAGCCAATGA